In Sphingobacterium sp. SYP-B4668, the sequence GTGCTGCTATAGAAAACATCCAGGAGGCATCTGGAGCATGTTAAAAGCAAAAAGTTTAAAACAAAAAACACTTGACGATTTGTACTTGATTATTGAAATTTTCAAATATTCCCGCGTTCAAAAAATCAAGTTGCTTCTCTATTATCTTAAAAAATATTTCCTATTTGAAGTTAGAGATCACAGTCTACAAAATGCTTTTAGTACAATAAGAACCATATTGTAAGCGGTTAGAAAATATAATTATACATTAAATAATTTCCGATATGAAATATCTTAAGATTATTATTTTATTCTTAGTTTTCTGCAATCTTCCAAGTTATTTCTTGGTTAAAGCTAATGCCGCAATTGGTCAACTTTTAAGTTACAGCACCTTCCTACTCCTAATCGTTTATTATTTTTTAAGTGAGAATAAGAAGCCAATAGTTCCATTTATCGTATTCGGTCTTTTATTCTTTTTGATATCTATAATAGTCAATGCACAAAATGACGATGGTTATTTAGTAACGCTTATTAAATATTTTATTGTCATAGTTATGGGAGCAAGTGTTGTAAGCGATACCACAAAGGAAGATATATATATAGTGCTTTTACTAGGATGTTTAAGTATAATTTTTGAATCTATTTTTATTGAAGGTATTGGTGGCAGATATAGAGGGTATTATATTAACCCTAATGCAGCTGGCTATGCTTGTATATTAGGTTATTCTCTAAGTTTTTCAATAAATAGCAAAAAATTAAAAATCATTGGCCAATTACTATTTTCAATGGCCGGCTTTCTTACTTTCTCCAGGACTTTCTTATTTATCTGGATATTAGTCAATTTGATATCTTTGTTGATCAATTATAAAAATGTATATAAAATACTAGTAGGTATTGTTCTATTTGGTCTGTTTCTTTCATTTGGAGATAAACTGGATTTAAGTACGAAAAGAATGCATGCATTTTCAGGAATACTTGAAGGAAAAGTAAATGATGATTTAAAAGAAGAATCGAGAACAGAAACCTGGTCCCATTATTATAATCAAATTTTAAACAATCCAATCTTGGGTAATGGATACCATTCCTTTAGCGGAGAAATTTTTGGACCTGAATACAATACTTACACCGTAAAAAATGGTGTACACAACACTTTTTTAATGGTTATTGGTGAAGCCGGTTTTTTTGTCCTTCTCTATTTTCTATGGATATATGGGTCTTTTTTAATTAATGGCATAAGAATGTTTCATGATAATCCGGTAATTTTTCTGGTTTCATTTTCTTTAATAATGTACATGCTTACCAATCATAATTATTTTGAAAATAACCTGGTATTATTTGTTTCGATGTGGCTGTATATTCAAATAAATCTGGATAAGAAAGTATCTGAAAAGAAACATTTAGATCTTCACCAAGTCAAGAACTATCAGGTTGAGTATCTAAATATAAATGCATTTTAGTATGTGTGGAATTTATTTAACCAATATTCCTATTGAAGAGGAGGCCGTAAAATTAAAACTGGAATCCATACAATTCCGTGGACCGGACTATTTAGGGATTCAAAAAGTATTTGATTTGACTTTTGGACATTTACGACTATCCATTTTAGATTTAAATGTTCGTTCACATCAACCTATGACATTTGAAGACCTTGTTATAGTGTTCAATGGTGAAATTTATAACTTTCAGGAGATAAAAACAGATTTAATAGCTCTAGGGTATACTTTTGATACAACCAGCGATACGGAGGTTTTATTAAAAGGTTATAAAGAATGGGGAGCTGCTTTAGTGCCGAAACTAAACGG encodes:
- a CDS encoding O-antigen ligase family protein, translating into MKYLKIIILFLVFCNLPSYFLVKANAAIGQLLSYSTFLLLIVYYFLSENKKPIVPFIVFGLLFFLISIIVNAQNDDGYLVTLIKYFIVIVMGASVVSDTTKEDIYIVLLLGCLSIIFESIFIEGIGGRYRGYYINPNAAGYACILGYSLSFSINSKKLKIIGQLLFSMAGFLTFSRTFLFIWILVNLISLLINYKNVYKILVGIVLFGLFLSFGDKLDLSTKRMHAFSGILEGKVNDDLKEESRTETWSHYYNQILNNPILGNGYHSFSGEIFGPEYNTYTVKNGVHNTFLMVIGEAGFFVLLYFLWIYGSFLINGIRMFHDNPVIFLVSFSLIMYMLTNHNYFENNLVLFVSMWLYIQINLDKKVSEKKHLDLHQVKNYQVEYLNINAF